A region from the Cryptosporangium arvum DSM 44712 genome encodes:
- the metH gene encoding methionine synthase, protein MVSILRSTPATALTSALNERVLVSDGAMGTMLQAADLTLDDFEGLEGCNEVLNATRPDVVAKIHEAYFAAGADLVETNTFGGNFANFAEYDIVDRIFELNEKGARIAREVADGFGTADRPRFVLGSIGPGTKLPTLGHAPYAQLRDAFQIQAEGLLTGGADAFIVETCQDLLQAKAAIIGAQRAMAKLNKNIPLICHVTVETTGTMLLGSEIGAAVTALEPLGVDYLGLNCATGPAEMSEHLRYLSQHGHVGLSVMPNAGLPELGPNGAVYPLGPAELATALTRFVTEYGAQLVGGCCGTTPEHISHVAEAVKDLTPAVKNPDREASVASIYQSVPFRQDASALMIGERTNANGSKKFREAMLDGRWQDCVEIAREATRDGSHLIDLCVDYVGRKGADDMRELAGRFATASTLPIMLDSTEIDVIEAGLESLGGRSIVNSVNFEDGDGPESRYARIMPIIREHGAAVVALTIDEEGQARTAEHKVRIAERLITDLTETWGMAESDIVVDTLTFTIATGQEESRRDGLETIEAIRLLKQRHPNVQTTLGLSNISFGLNPAARQVVNSVFLHECREAGLDSAIVHASKILPISKIQEEQRETALDLIYDRRREGYDPLQHLLQLFDGVDAKSTSASRAEELAALPLDERLQRRIVDGERNGLEADLDAALQQKSALDIINETLLSGMKTVGELFGSGQMQLPFVLQSAEVMKTAVAHLEPHMERNEDDEGKGTIVLATVKGDVHDIGKNLVDIILSNNGYNVVNIGIKQPVNAILDAAEEHRADVIGMSGLLVKSTVVMKENLAEMNTRGVAARWPVMLGGAALTRAYVENDLAEMYAGDVRYARDAFEGLRLMDALMLAKRGGVAPADSEEEMRKAAERKARHERSARIAAERKAKAGPEISVDDESVKSDVATDNPVPTPPFWGDRVVKGIPLAEYSGLLDERATFLGQWGLRGARGGQGPSYEELVETEGRPRLRYWLDRLLADKVLEAAVVYGYFPAVSEGNQLIVLESADPASAERVRFRFPRQVRDRRLNLADFFRSREAATAEGRTDVVAFQVVTMGNRIAEYANELFAANSYRDYLEVHGLSVQLTEALAEYWHQRVRSELGFGDQDPTKVEDFFDLQYRGARYSFGYPACPDLEQQEQLFELVKPHQIGVKLSEEFQLHPEQSTSAIVVHHPEAKYFAAR, encoded by the coding sequence ATGGTGTCCATCCTGCGGAGCACGCCGGCCACTGCCCTCACGTCCGCGCTCAACGAGCGGGTCCTCGTCTCCGATGGAGCGATGGGCACGATGCTGCAGGCCGCGGACCTGACGCTCGACGACTTCGAGGGGCTCGAGGGCTGCAACGAGGTCCTCAACGCCACCCGTCCCGACGTCGTCGCGAAGATCCACGAGGCGTACTTCGCGGCCGGCGCGGATCTGGTCGAGACCAACACGTTCGGGGGAAACTTCGCGAACTTCGCGGAGTACGACATCGTCGACCGGATCTTCGAGCTGAACGAGAAGGGCGCGCGGATCGCGCGCGAGGTCGCGGACGGCTTCGGCACGGCCGACCGGCCCCGGTTCGTGCTCGGGTCGATCGGTCCCGGAACCAAGCTGCCGACGCTCGGCCACGCGCCCTACGCCCAGCTGCGCGACGCGTTCCAGATCCAGGCCGAGGGCCTGCTCACCGGCGGCGCCGATGCGTTCATCGTCGAGACCTGTCAGGACCTGCTGCAGGCGAAGGCCGCGATCATCGGCGCGCAGCGGGCCATGGCCAAGCTGAACAAGAACATCCCGCTGATCTGCCACGTCACCGTGGAGACCACCGGCACCATGCTGCTGGGCAGCGAGATCGGCGCCGCGGTCACCGCGCTCGAGCCGCTCGGCGTCGACTACCTCGGCCTCAACTGCGCCACCGGCCCGGCCGAGATGAGCGAGCACCTGCGCTACCTCTCCCAGCACGGCCACGTCGGCCTCTCGGTGATGCCGAACGCGGGCCTGCCCGAGCTCGGCCCGAACGGCGCGGTCTACCCGCTCGGCCCGGCCGAGCTGGCCACCGCGCTCACCCGGTTCGTCACCGAGTACGGCGCGCAGCTGGTCGGCGGCTGCTGCGGCACGACGCCCGAGCACATCAGCCACGTCGCCGAGGCGGTCAAGGACCTCACGCCGGCGGTGAAGAACCCCGACCGCGAGGCGTCGGTCGCGTCGATCTACCAGTCGGTGCCGTTCCGCCAGGACGCCAGCGCGCTGATGATCGGTGAGCGCACCAACGCCAACGGCTCGAAGAAGTTCCGCGAGGCCATGCTCGACGGCCGCTGGCAGGACTGCGTCGAGATCGCCCGCGAGGCCACTCGCGACGGTTCGCACCTGATCGACCTCTGCGTCGACTACGTCGGCCGCAAGGGCGCCGACGACATGCGCGAGCTGGCCGGGCGCTTCGCCACCGCGTCGACGCTGCCGATCATGCTCGACTCCACCGAGATCGACGTGATCGAGGCCGGCCTGGAGTCGCTCGGCGGCCGCTCGATCGTCAACTCGGTCAACTTCGAGGACGGCGACGGACCGGAGTCGCGCTACGCCCGCATCATGCCGATCATCCGCGAGCACGGCGCCGCGGTCGTCGCGCTGACGATCGACGAGGAGGGCCAGGCCCGCACCGCCGAGCACAAGGTCCGCATCGCCGAGCGCCTGATCACCGACCTCACCGAGACGTGGGGGATGGCCGAGTCGGACATCGTGGTCGACACGCTGACGTTCACCATCGCCACCGGCCAGGAAGAGAGCCGCCGCGACGGCCTCGAGACGATCGAAGCGATCCGCCTGCTCAAGCAGCGGCACCCGAACGTCCAGACCACGCTGGGTCTCTCGAACATCTCGTTCGGCCTCAACCCGGCCGCCCGCCAGGTGGTCAACTCGGTGTTCCTGCACGAGTGCCGCGAGGCCGGCCTCGACTCGGCGATCGTGCACGCCAGCAAGATCCTGCCGATCAGCAAGATCCAGGAGGAGCAGCGCGAAACCGCGCTGGACCTCATCTACGACCGCCGCCGCGAGGGTTACGACCCGCTGCAGCACCTGCTCCAGCTGTTCGACGGCGTCGACGCGAAGTCCACGAGCGCCTCCCGCGCCGAGGAGCTCGCGGCGCTGCCGCTCGACGAGCGACTGCAACGGCGGATCGTCGACGGCGAGCGCAACGGCCTCGAAGCCGATCTGGACGCCGCGCTGCAGCAGAAGTCGGCGCTCGACATCATCAACGAGACGCTGCTCTCCGGCATGAAGACGGTCGGCGAGCTGTTCGGCTCCGGCCAGATGCAGCTGCCGTTCGTGCTCCAGTCGGCCGAGGTGATGAAGACCGCGGTCGCGCACCTCGAGCCGCACATGGAGCGCAACGAGGACGACGAGGGCAAGGGCACGATCGTGCTCGCCACGGTCAAGGGCGACGTCCACGACATCGGCAAGAACCTCGTCGACATCATCCTGAGCAACAACGGCTACAACGTCGTCAACATCGGCATCAAGCAGCCGGTCAACGCGATCCTCGACGCCGCGGAGGAGCACCGGGCCGACGTCATCGGCATGTCGGGCCTGCTGGTGAAGTCCACCGTGGTCATGAAGGAGAACCTGGCCGAGATGAACACGCGTGGCGTCGCCGCGCGCTGGCCGGTGATGCTCGGCGGCGCCGCGCTCACCCGCGCCTACGTCGAGAACGACCTGGCCGAGATGTACGCGGGCGACGTGCGGTACGCCCGCGACGCGTTCGAGGGCCTGCGGCTCATGGACGCCTTGATGCTGGCCAAGCGCGGCGGCGTCGCGCCGGCCGACAGCGAGGAAGAGATGCGCAAGGCCGCCGAGCGCAAGGCCCGGCACGAGCGGTCGGCCCGGATCGCGGCCGAGCGCAAGGCGAAGGCCGGTCCCGAGATCTCGGTCGACGACGAGAGCGTGAAGTCCGACGTCGCCACCGACAACCCGGTGCCGACGCCGCCGTTCTGGGGCGACCGGGTGGTCAAGGGCATTCCGCTGGCCGAGTACTCCGGTCTGCTCGACGAGCGGGCGACGTTCCTCGGCCAGTGGGGCCTGCGCGGCGCCCGCGGCGGCCAGGGTCCGTCCTACGAGGAGCTGGTGGAGACCGAGGGCCGGCCGCGGCTGCGCTACTGGCTCGACCGGCTGCTCGCCGACAAGGTGCTCGAGGCCGCCGTGGTCTACGGCTACTTCCCGGCGGTGTCGGAGGGCAACCAGCTCATCGTGCTGGAGTCGGCCGACCCGGCGTCGGCCGAGCGGGTGCGGTTCCGCTTCCCGCGGCAGGTCCGCGACCGGCGGCTCAACCTGGCCGACTTCTTCCGGTCGCGCGAGGCCGCGACCGCGGAGGGCCGCACGGACGTCGTCGCGTTCCAGGTCGTGACGATGGGCAACCGCATCGCCGAGTACGCCAACGAGCTGTTCGCCGCGAACTCCTACCGCGACTACCTCGAGGTGCACGGGCTGTCCGTGCAGCTCACCGAGGCGCTCGCGGAGTACTGGCACCAGCGGGTCCGCTCCGAGCTCGGCTTCGGCGACCAGGACCCGACGAAGGTCGAGGACTTCTTCGACCTGCAGTACCGCGGCGCCCGCTACTCGTTCGGCTACCCGGCCTGCCCCGACCTTGAGCAGCAGGAGCAGCTGTTCGAGCTGGTCAAGCCGCACCAGATCGGCGTCAAGCTGTCCGAGGAGTTCCAGCTGCACCCGGAGCAGTCCACGTCGGCGATCGTGGTGCACCACCCCGAAGCGAAATACTTCGCGGCCCGATGA
- a CDS encoding Clp protease N-terminal domain-containing protein, which translates to MTTPQLPPGIGLDALIAGIKKAQTDPLEQLSTAVLTAEAVGEVADHLIGHFVDQARRAGASWTEIGKSMGVTKQAAQKRFVPGDPDQNFGRFTTRARSVIVHAQEETRQAGSPQIAPAHLVLGLLAEPEAIAAKAIAASGVTPDALRAAAAATLPPPAESLPALIPFDAAAKKVLELTFREALRLGHNYVGTEHILLALLEHENGDGLLTGLGVTKATVEPVIAEALAAS; encoded by the coding sequence ATGACGACACCTCAGCTTCCGCCCGGCATCGGACTCGACGCGCTGATCGCCGGCATCAAGAAAGCCCAGACCGACCCGCTCGAGCAGCTCTCCACCGCGGTACTCACCGCCGAGGCCGTCGGCGAGGTCGCCGACCACCTGATCGGGCACTTCGTCGACCAGGCCCGCCGGGCCGGCGCGTCCTGGACCGAGATCGGCAAGAGCATGGGGGTCACCAAGCAGGCCGCCCAGAAGCGCTTCGTGCCCGGCGACCCCGACCAGAACTTCGGCCGGTTCACGACCCGCGCGCGTAGCGTCATCGTCCACGCGCAGGAGGAGACGCGGCAGGCCGGGAGCCCGCAGATCGCACCGGCGCACCTCGTGCTCGGGCTGCTCGCCGAGCCGGAGGCGATCGCAGCCAAGGCCATCGCCGCGTCCGGGGTCACGCCGGACGCGCTGCGCGCCGCCGCGGCCGCGACGCTGCCGCCGCCCGCCGAGAGCCTGCCGGCGCTGATCCCGTTCGACGCCGCCGCCAAAAAAGTCCTGGAGCTGACGTTCCGCGAGGCGCTGCGGCTCGGTCACAATTATGTCGGCACCGAGCACATCCTGCTGGCGCTGCTCGAACACGAGAACGGCGACGGCCTGCTCACCGGCCTCGGTGTCACGAAGGCGACGGTCGAGCCGGTGATCGCCGAAGCACTGGCGGCCAGTTAG
- a CDS encoding ATP-binding cassette domain-containing protein yields the protein MTDSSTADAIGSTAAAKAVDVWKVYGTTEDTRVNALAGVSAEFERGKFTAIMGPSGSGKSTLMHCLAGLDSISRGEVWIGGTRVDTLGDKGLTLLRREKVGFIFQQFNLLPTLTAEENITLPLNIGKRKPDPEWMATVIKTVGLGDRLKHRPTQLSGGQQQRVACARALVSKPDVVFADEPTGNLDSRSGAEVLQFLQNSVRDFGQTIVMVTHDPNAASYADRVVFLADGQIVDEIFEPTSESVLDKMKSLDTFGAA from the coding sequence ATGACCGACTCATCGACAGCCGACGCGATCGGCAGCACCGCCGCCGCGAAGGCGGTCGACGTGTGGAAGGTCTACGGAACCACCGAGGACACCCGGGTGAACGCACTCGCCGGTGTCAGCGCCGAGTTCGAGCGGGGCAAGTTCACCGCGATCATGGGGCCCTCCGGGTCCGGCAAGTCGACGCTCATGCACTGCCTGGCCGGGCTGGACTCGATCTCCCGCGGGGAGGTCTGGATCGGCGGCACCCGGGTGGACACCCTCGGGGACAAAGGTCTGACCCTGCTGCGCCGGGAGAAGGTCGGCTTCATCTTCCAGCAGTTCAACCTGCTGCCGACGCTCACCGCCGAAGAGAACATCACGCTGCCGCTGAACATCGGTAAGCGTAAGCCCGACCCCGAGTGGATGGCCACGGTCATCAAGACGGTCGGCCTGGGCGACCGCCTCAAGCACCGGCCGACGCAGCTCTCCGGCGGTCAGCAGCAGCGCGTGGCGTGCGCCCGGGCGCTGGTCTCGAAGCCCGACGTGGTCTTCGCCGACGAGCCCACCGGCAACCTCGACTCCCGCTCGGGCGCCGAGGTGCTGCAGTTCCTGCAGAACTCGGTCCGCGACTTCGGCCAGACGATCGTGATGGTCACGCACGACCCGAACGCGGCCTCGTACGCCGACCGGGTCGTGTTCCTCGCCGACGGCCAGATCGTGGACGAGATCTTCGAGCCCACCAGCGAGAGCGTTCTCGACAAGATGAAGTCGCTGGACACGTTCGGGGCCGCGTGA
- a CDS encoding ABC transporter permease, with protein MFRATLKSLLSRKVRLTLSAFAVVLGVMFVAGSFVLTSSLAKSFDALFAGINNSVDVQVQAKSKLDNNGGSDTATSTIPASLVPKIEAAPGVAKASASVFVNGARVIGKDGKVAASGAPRFGSSWGGEDDLIKLREGRGPTAPNEVAVDASIAKSMDYQIGDTIGILTLQPKKEFTLVGIFGYSGDRDTLGGSQVVAWTLPVAQELMLGEKNAFTDVQLQADPGVSQQELKKTIEGVVGSGYTVQTRDEVNEQTSKDIREGFKFINYIFLGFAGVALFVGIFLILNTFSMLVAQRTRELALFRAMGAARGQVIRSVLFEALLIGLLGAVLGLLAGIGIGWLLGKVFNAFLKAELDLQLTVPVSAIVGSFVVGVGITLIAALFPAIRASRIPPIAAMRDAATPDKPLTKITSIGGAIFVVGGALMAWGLTDNGSLWALLAGVLLVFIGVALLTPIISRPIVAVLGRIFAWSVPGQLGRRNSARNPRRTAITAGALMVSIALVTGVSTIVSSASKSIESLVGDQLNAELIISGQQTSAQPPVFDVATLDKIEQTDGVEAVSGYYVGPARINDRNTFLMAMSDPAANQRLIGLKAKSGEVDRVGPNELIVDEDTAKEQRLSVGDEVPVQQIRGTAEDYKIVGIFEKNPAAGTFMAGEDAAKNFQIAQPSQAFVKVEDGASVKDVEATIKTLLVDSPEVNVQNQSAFINDVTRQYDMILTFVQILLTLAILIAVLGIINTLALSVVERTRELGLLRAIGLRRSQTTRMITVESIVISMFGALLGIVVGLGLGAAVVQALKSQGLSQFALPWGQMGTYLVASVLVGVIAALLPALRAARLNVLAAISYE; from the coding sequence ATGTTTCGCGCGACCCTCAAGAGCCTGCTGTCGAGGAAGGTGCGGCTGACGCTCTCCGCGTTCGCCGTCGTCCTCGGCGTGATGTTCGTCGCGGGCTCCTTCGTCCTGACCTCGTCGCTGGCGAAGTCGTTCGACGCGCTCTTCGCCGGCATCAACAACAGCGTCGACGTCCAGGTGCAGGCGAAGTCGAAACTGGACAACAACGGCGGTTCGGACACCGCCACCTCCACGATCCCGGCCTCGCTGGTACCGAAGATCGAGGCGGCGCCCGGCGTCGCGAAGGCCAGCGCGTCCGTGTTCGTCAACGGCGCCCGGGTGATCGGCAAGGACGGCAAGGTCGCGGCGTCCGGCGCACCGCGCTTCGGGAGCAGCTGGGGCGGCGAGGACGACCTGATCAAGCTGCGTGAGGGCCGTGGCCCCACCGCGCCGAACGAGGTCGCCGTCGACGCCTCGATCGCCAAGTCGATGGATTACCAGATCGGCGACACGATCGGCATCCTCACGCTGCAGCCGAAGAAGGAGTTCACGCTCGTCGGCATCTTCGGCTACAGCGGTGACCGGGACACGCTCGGCGGTTCCCAGGTCGTCGCGTGGACGCTGCCGGTCGCACAGGAGCTCATGCTCGGCGAGAAGAACGCTTTCACCGACGTCCAGCTCCAGGCCGACCCGGGGGTCAGCCAGCAGGAACTGAAGAAGACGATCGAAGGCGTCGTCGGCAGCGGCTACACCGTGCAGACGCGGGACGAGGTGAACGAGCAGACTTCCAAGGACATCAGGGAGGGCTTCAAGTTCATCAACTACATCTTCCTGGGCTTCGCCGGTGTCGCGCTCTTCGTCGGCATCTTCCTGATCCTCAACACGTTCTCGATGCTGGTCGCCCAGCGGACCCGCGAACTGGCGCTGTTCCGGGCGATGGGGGCGGCTCGCGGGCAGGTGATCCGGTCGGTGCTGTTCGAGGCGCTGTTGATCGGCCTGCTCGGGGCGGTGCTGGGGCTGCTCGCCGGAATCGGGATCGGGTGGCTCCTCGGCAAGGTGTTCAACGCCTTCCTCAAAGCGGAGCTCGATCTGCAGCTGACGGTGCCGGTCTCGGCAATCGTCGGGTCGTTCGTGGTCGGCGTCGGGATCACGCTGATCGCGGCGCTGTTCCCGGCGATCCGCGCCTCCCGGATCCCGCCGATCGCCGCCATGCGTGACGCTGCCACCCCGGACAAGCCGCTCACCAAGATCACGTCGATCGGTGGCGCCATCTTCGTGGTCGGCGGTGCGCTGATGGCGTGGGGGCTGACCGACAACGGCTCCCTGTGGGCACTGCTGGCCGGCGTCCTGCTGGTGTTCATCGGGGTCGCGCTGCTGACCCCGATCATCAGCCGGCCGATCGTCGCGGTGCTGGGCCGGATCTTCGCGTGGTCGGTGCCGGGCCAGCTGGGCCGGCGCAACTCGGCCCGCAACCCGCGCCGGACCGCGATCACCGCGGGTGCGCTGATGGTCAGCATCGCGCTGGTCACCGGCGTCAGCACGATCGTCTCCTCGGCGAGCAAGAGCATCGAGTCCCTGGTCGGCGACCAGCTCAACGCCGAGCTGATCATCTCCGGGCAGCAGACCAGCGCCCAGCCGCCGGTGTTCGACGTCGCGACGCTCGACAAGATCGAGCAGACCGACGGCGTCGAAGCGGTCTCCGGGTACTACGTCGGTCCGGCCCGGATCAACGACCGGAACACCTTCCTGATGGCGATGAGCGATCCGGCGGCGAACCAGCGGCTGATCGGGCTGAAGGCGAAGTCCGGTGAGGTCGACCGGGTCGGGCCGAACGAGCTCATCGTCGACGAGGACACCGCGAAGGAGCAGCGGCTGTCGGTCGGCGACGAGGTTCCGGTGCAGCAGATCCGGGGCACCGCGGAGGACTACAAGATCGTCGGCATCTTCGAGAAGAATCCGGCCGCGGGTACGTTCATGGCCGGCGAGGACGCGGCGAAGAACTTCCAGATCGCCCAGCCGTCGCAGGCGTTCGTGAAGGTCGAGGACGGCGCTTCGGTGAAGGACGTCGAGGCCACGATCAAGACGCTGCTCGTGGACAGCCCCGAGGTGAACGTGCAGAACCAGAGCGCGTTCATCAACGACGTCACCCGTCAGTACGACATGATCCTGACGTTCGTGCAGATCCTGCTCACCCTGGCGATCCTGATCGCGGTCCTCGGCATCATCAACACGCTCGCGCTGTCGGTGGTCGAGCGGACCCGCGAGCTGGGGCTGCTGCGAGCGATCGGCCTGCGGCGCTCGCAGACCACCCGGATGATCACGGTGGAATCGATCGTGATCTCGATGTTCGGCGCCCTGCTGGGCATCGTGGTCGGTCTCGGGCTCGGCGCGGCCGTGGTGCAGGCGCTCAAGTCGCAGGGGCTGAGCCAGTTCGCCCTCCCCTGGGGCCAGATGGGTACCTACCTGGTCGCGTCGGTGCTGGTGGGCGTGATCGCGGCGCTGCTGCCGGCGCTGCGCGCAGCCCGGCTGAACGTGCTCGCGGCCATCTCGTACGAGTAG
- a CDS encoding HAD family hydrolase: MRRPDAVLFDMDGTLFDSEKLWDVGLDELAKHLGGELSQAARTTMIGAPLAMSMEILHADLGRPELDIATSGAWLEDHMRTLFTTSLVWRAGAQELLTAVRAAGIPAALVTATRRNLVEVALDTLGRENFDAVVCGDEVAHSKPHPEPYLRAASLLGVNPEDCVAIEDSVNGTASAEAAGCPVLVVPSEAPVPAGPRRVHRDSLVGVGLPELGAVLTAVAS, from the coding sequence ATGAGACGTCCCGACGCCGTCCTCTTCGACATGGACGGGACGCTGTTCGACAGCGAGAAGCTGTGGGACGTCGGCCTGGACGAGCTGGCGAAGCACCTCGGCGGGGAGCTGTCGCAGGCGGCGCGCACGACGATGATCGGCGCGCCGCTGGCGATGTCGATGGAGATCCTGCACGCCGACCTGGGGCGCCCGGAGCTGGACATCGCGACCAGCGGTGCCTGGCTCGAGGACCACATGCGCACGTTGTTCACGACGTCGCTCGTCTGGCGGGCCGGCGCTCAGGAACTCTTGACGGCGGTACGGGCGGCGGGGATCCCGGCGGCGCTGGTCACCGCGACCCGGCGCAACCTCGTCGAGGTCGCGCTCGACACGCTCGGGCGGGAGAACTTCGACGCGGTGGTCTGCGGGGACGAGGTCGCGCACTCGAAGCCGCACCCCGAGCCGTACCTGCGGGCGGCGTCGCTGCTGGGCGTGAACCCGGAGGACTGCGTCGCGATCGAGGACTCGGTGAACGGCACCGCGTCGGCGGAGGCGGCCGGGTGCCCGGTGCTGGTGGTGCCGAGCGAGGCGCCGGTGCCGGCCGGGCCGCGGCGCGTCCACCGGGATTCGCTGGTCGGAGTCGGCCTTCCGGAGCTCGGAGCCGTCCTCACGGCTGTTGCGTCCTGA
- a CDS encoding response regulator gives MTEPARPRPIQVLLADDQPLLRTGFRMVLGAEPDLDVVGEAGDGVEAVELTRRLLPSVVLMDVRMPRLDGVAATRAIVAAGLPARVLVLTTFDLDEYVVGALRAGASGFLSKDVPAEDLIAAIRTVAAGEAVVTPRILRRLLDQFADRLPEPGVDPRSPLSVLTDREQEVLTLMARGRSNGEIARELFVSETTVKTHVGHVLTKLGIRDRVQAVILAYETGLIRPRA, from the coding sequence GTGACCGAACCGGCGCGACCACGACCGATCCAGGTGCTCCTGGCCGACGACCAGCCGCTGCTGCGTACGGGCTTCCGGATGGTGCTCGGCGCCGAACCCGACCTCGACGTCGTCGGCGAGGCCGGCGACGGGGTGGAGGCGGTGGAACTCACCCGGCGGCTGCTGCCGTCGGTCGTGCTGATGGACGTGCGCATGCCCCGGCTCGACGGTGTGGCCGCGACCAGGGCCATCGTCGCCGCCGGGCTGCCCGCCCGGGTGCTGGTGCTGACGACGTTCGACCTGGACGAGTACGTGGTGGGCGCGCTGCGCGCCGGGGCCAGCGGCTTCCTGTCCAAGGACGTGCCGGCCGAGGACCTGATCGCCGCGATCCGCACGGTGGCGGCGGGCGAGGCGGTGGTGACCCCGCGCATCCTGCGGCGGTTGCTCGACCAGTTCGCCGACCGCCTGCCCGAGCCGGGCGTCGACCCGCGGAGCCCGCTGAGCGTGCTCACCGACCGCGAGCAGGAGGTGCTGACGCTGATGGCCCGGGGCCGGTCGAACGGGGAGATCGCCCGCGAGCTGTTCGTCAGCGAGACGACCGTGAAGACCCACGTCGGTCACGTCCTCACGAAGCTGGGCATCCGCGACCGCGTGCAGGCGGTGATCCTCGCGTACGAGACCGGCCTGATCCGACCCCGCGCCTGA